Proteins encoded together in one candidate division WOR-3 bacterium window:
- the folP gene encoding dihydropteroate synthase, which translates to MKACVISLDNRDEVYGVFERIGVDREAWDLMWRKSEIVCIFIDDLSMAGGNVLKQAALSSGAEAAVAGGVINGTSLRTKVLIMGTRSQLHVIAEKIKIQQFHLSELSEKIRKILSSHDRLVSDFVWKMSEKEIVLDKPRIIGIINVTPDSFYEQSRKFESEKAVELALEMIDQGADMLDVGGESTRPGSERVSPEQEFARVFPVISALRKITDLPISIDTVHPSTAQKALKEGCDAVNDVSGLENEEMMRTVLENSCGVVLMHKKGDPYTMQENPHYENVFEEVRDYLDRQQEKALSFGIMKEKIVFDPGIGFGKTFKHNLSLLKSLKDLGEYLERPVYIGLSRKSLIGALGGGQTPAERLSGTLSLSTLALMQGVRLFRTHDVEQTKKALDVAYGAIKEGR; encoded by the coding sequence ATGAAAGCCTGCGTCATTTCTCTGGACAACAGAGACGAGGTCTACGGTGTTTTTGAGAGGATTGGAGTCGACAGGGAAGCATGGGACCTGATGTGGAGAAAATCCGAGATTGTTTGTATTTTCATCGACGACCTTTCTATGGCGGGTGGCAACGTCCTCAAGCAGGCGGCTCTTTCGTCTGGAGCCGAAGCCGCTGTAGCGGGAGGCGTGATCAACGGTACTTCTTTGAGGACAAAGGTCCTCATCATGGGCACCAGGTCTCAGCTTCACGTCATCGCTGAAAAGATAAAAATACAGCAGTTTCACCTGAGCGAGCTGTCAGAAAAGATTCGAAAAATCCTCTCAAGCCACGACAGGCTTGTATCTGATTTTGTATGGAAGATGAGTGAGAAGGAGATAGTTCTGGACAAACCTAGAATCATTGGAATCATAAACGTCACCCCGGACAGTTTTTACGAACAGTCGAGAAAATTCGAGTCGGAAAAAGCCGTAGAGCTAGCTCTGGAAATGATCGATCAGGGAGCGGATATGCTCGACGTAGGGGGTGAATCCACCAGACCCGGAAGCGAGAGAGTCAGTCCCGAACAGGAATTTGCGAGAGTTTTTCCGGTTATTTCTGCTTTGAGAAAAATAACCGACCTTCCGATTTCGATTGACACCGTCCATCCTTCGACAGCCCAAAAAGCCCTGAAAGAGGGCTGCGATGCGGTCAACGATGTATCAGGTCTTGAAAACGAAGAAATGATGAGGACTGTTCTTGAAAATTCATGCGGAGTAGTTTTAATGCACAAAAAAGGTGATCCTTACACCATGCAGGAAAACCCTCATTACGAAAACGTTTTTGAAGAAGTTAGGGACTACCTTGATCGCCAGCAGGAGAAAGCATTATCTTTTGGAATTATGAAAGAGAAAATCGTTTTTGATCCCGGTATTGGATTTGGAAAGACCTTCAAGCACAATTTGTCTTTGTTGAAAAGTTTGAAAGATTTGGGTGAATATTTGGAAAGACCTGTTTACATAGGGCTATCGAGAAAATCGCTCATAGGCGCTCTCGGGGGGGGGCAGACCCCTGCTGAAAGGCTTTCCGGAACCCTTTCTCTGTCAACTCTCGCTTTGATGCAAGGCGTGAGGCTTTTCAGAACTCACGATGTCGAACAGACGAAGAAGGCTCTCGATGTGGCATACGGGGCGATAAAGGAAGGAAGATGA
- the ftsH gene encoding ATP-dependent zinc metalloprotease FtsH, producing MLFWVAIILVGLVISEIWGMKREKRETVDFSYFYGLLKEGKVKSLVVVEQEIEGELNERVRIDPEKDEFKLFKTRIPYPDPDLIREILSDSSVVVSSKSPSNFWQYILPWIPIVVIFVAWIFIWRYMMDSQGSGKAFSFAKSRAKRFIATKNKVTFKDVAGGDEAKDELKEVIEFLKDPKKFTRLGAKVPKGVLLIGAPGTGKTLLARAVAGEADVPFFSITGSDFVEIFVGVGASRVRDLFKNAKENTPCIIFIDEIDAVGRHRGNTLSGAHEEREQTLNALLSEMDGFEQNQGIIVVAATNRPEILDNALLRPGRFDRRVIVDVPDVKGRKGILEVHTRDLPLSPDVDLSVIAKQSPGFVGADLANMANEAALQAAKKGKDYIEMVDFEWAKDKILMGVERKSLLINEKEKVITANHEAGHAIVAKFTPESDPIHKVSIIPRGRALGVTQSLPIDDKRIYRKKYIESILCQLLGGRAAEMMVFGEPTSGAANDLERASLIARTLVVEWGMSDKVGPVNYGKSDERFSIGGKEFSYGKEYSEVTAEIIDQEVKKILEISYEKAVKILKDNLEVFEKTVKKLLEKEVVTGAEIDEIIKECGKTPLSEDSE from the coding sequence ATGCTATTCTGGGTAGCCATAATTTTGGTAGGTCTTGTCATATCTGAAATCTGGGGTATGAAGAGAGAAAAAAGGGAGACCGTCGATTTTTCTTATTTTTATGGATTGTTGAAAGAAGGTAAAGTCAAATCTCTCGTGGTAGTGGAACAGGAAATCGAGGGTGAGTTGAACGAGCGCGTCAGGATCGACCCTGAGAAGGACGAATTTAAACTTTTCAAGACGAGGATTCCGTATCCTGACCCCGACCTAATTAGAGAAATACTGTCCGACAGCTCTGTAGTCGTCTCTTCAAAAAGCCCTTCAAATTTCTGGCAGTATATTCTGCCCTGGATACCGATAGTAGTCATTTTTGTCGCGTGGATTTTTATATGGAGATACATGATGGACAGCCAAGGATCCGGAAAGGCTTTTTCTTTTGCCAAATCCAGAGCTAAAAGGTTTATCGCGACAAAAAACAAGGTCACTTTCAAAGATGTTGCGGGAGGCGACGAAGCCAAAGATGAACTCAAGGAAGTGATAGAATTTCTTAAAGATCCCAAAAAATTCACCAGACTCGGGGCTAAGGTTCCTAAAGGAGTCCTGCTCATAGGCGCTCCCGGAACAGGAAAGACTTTGTTGGCAAGAGCGGTCGCCGGTGAAGCTGATGTCCCCTTTTTCTCCATCACAGGGTCGGATTTCGTAGAAATTTTCGTCGGAGTCGGGGCAAGCAGAGTACGTGATCTTTTCAAGAACGCCAAAGAGAACACTCCTTGTATAATTTTCATTGACGAAATTGACGCGGTCGGAAGGCACAGAGGCAACACGTTATCCGGAGCGCACGAAGAAAGGGAACAGACACTTAACGCGCTTCTTTCGGAAATGGACGGGTTTGAACAAAACCAGGGAATAATAGTCGTAGCAGCCACCAACAGACCGGAGATACTCGACAACGCCCTGCTCAGGCCGGGAAGATTCGACAGAAGGGTAATAGTCGATGTCCCCGACGTCAAAGGCAGAAAAGGAATACTCGAAGTTCACACAAGAGACCTTCCTCTCTCGCCCGATGTGGATCTGAGCGTTATAGCCAAGCAAAGCCCGGGTTTTGTAGGCGCCGACCTTGCCAACATGGCGAACGAAGCGGCTCTTCAGGCGGCGAAAAAGGGCAAAGACTATATAGAGATGGTCGATTTCGAGTGGGCTAAAGACAAGATACTTATGGGGGTGGAACGCAAATCCCTTCTGATAAACGAAAAAGAAAAGGTAATCACGGCGAACCACGAAGCGGGACACGCGATTGTGGCGAAGTTCACACCCGAATCCGACCCCATTCACAAAGTTTCGATCATACCCAGGGGAAGAGCTCTCGGCGTTACTCAATCCCTTCCTATAGACGACAAGAGGATTTACAGAAAAAAATACATTGAGAGCATACTATGTCAGCTGTTGGGCGGAAGAGCCGCCGAGATGATGGTCTTTGGTGAACCTACGTCAGGCGCGGCGAACGACCTTGAAAGAGCTTCTCTGATAGCGAGAACACTCGTTGTCGAGTGGGGCATGAGCGATAAAGTCGGTCCGGTTAATTACGGTAAATCTGACGAGAGGTTTTCGATAGGCGGAAAAGAATTTTCTTACGGTAAAGAGTACTCGGAGGTCACGGCTGAAATAATAGACCAGGAGGTCAAGAAAATACTCGAAATTTCTTACGAAAAAGCCGTCAAGATTTTAAAAGACAACCTCGAAGTCTTTGAAAAGACAGTGAAGAAACTCCTCGAGAAAGAAGTCGTCACCGGAGCTGAAATAGATGAAATCATAAAAGAATGCGGCAAGACACCTTTAAGCGAGGATTCTGAATGA
- the hpt gene encoding hypoxanthine phosphoribosyltransferase: MEIKQILLDENEISNAIEKIASELNGFYSGYQEVVLVSILKGSIVFTSDLMRKLKFPVGLDFMAASSYGDSTRTSGVVKINKDLDQPIAGKNVLLIEDIVDTGLTISYIRNLLASRSPKTLKICAFLDKPTRRQTELTIDFTGVRIPDKFVVGYGLDWNEKYRNLPYVAVLG; this comes from the coding sequence GTGGAGATAAAACAGATACTACTCGACGAAAACGAGATAAGCAACGCGATAGAGAAAATTGCGTCGGAGTTGAACGGCTTCTACTCCGGTTACCAAGAGGTGGTTCTCGTTTCGATTCTCAAAGGGTCGATAGTCTTCACTTCTGATTTGATGAGAAAATTGAAATTCCCGGTCGGCCTCGATTTTATGGCGGCTTCTTCTTACGGGGATTCGACCAGGACAAGCGGCGTCGTGAAGATAAACAAAGATCTCGACCAGCCTATTGCTGGGAAAAACGTCTTGCTCATCGAAGACATAGTTGACACAGGTCTGACTATTTCGTACATAAGAAATCTTCTCGCTTCGAGGTCTCCGAAAACTTTGAAGATATGCGCATTTCTTGACAAACCTACGAGAAGACAGACGGAACTCACCATTGATTTCACGGGTGTGAGAATTCCGGATAAATTCGTTGTAGGTTACGGTTTGGACTGGAACGAAAAATATCGCAACCTTCCCTATGTTGCGGTTTTGGGTTGA
- the tilS gene encoding tRNA lysidine(34) synthetase TilS — MNFTEFMNTPQDDNFELVFRNGLREKSKKAFERIQKQNRVFVACSGGGDSIALTYLSSYFLGMNFKGLIYFDHGQRPREEVQREVSLVESTAVKLHVMFFKGEIPNPQRGASENSLREKRYGFFERFAKDNKALILLGHNLDDRIETFFFNLMRGTGLNGLISIRERRSFYFRPLLSVTRSAIRAFLTDNSIEFSEDSTNELMDFKRNRIRKSLMPVFGEISGRDYRVYFERLFAFLEQDEKTLEQIEERLLNDVAWLNPEGYTINLKELRKLPCHLKRRMLRKAALKAGHLSIDSNQTERLYALASGLAGTRLDSGDVKAKISRGRLLIFKRR, encoded by the coding sequence ATGAATTTTACAGAGTTTATGAACACACCTCAAGATGATAATTTCGAACTGGTTTTCAGAAACGGTTTAAGGGAAAAATCAAAAAAAGCTTTTGAACGGATTCAAAAGCAGAATAGGGTCTTTGTAGCCTGCAGCGGAGGCGGTGATTCAATCGCTTTAACTTATCTTTCAAGTTATTTTCTCGGTATGAACTTCAAAGGTCTAATCTACTTCGACCATGGACAGAGACCAAGGGAAGAAGTTCAAAGGGAGGTATCGCTTGTAGAATCCACGGCGGTTAAACTCCATGTGATGTTTTTCAAGGGAGAGATCCCAAATCCCCAAAGGGGGGCGTCGGAAAACAGTTTGAGAGAGAAAAGGTACGGTTTTTTTGAACGATTCGCGAAGGACAATAAAGCACTTATCCTGCTCGGGCACAATCTCGACGACAGAATTGAGACTTTCTTTTTCAACTTGATGAGAGGAACAGGTTTGAACGGTCTTATATCCATAAGGGAACGTAGAAGTTTTTATTTCAGACCTCTTTTGTCTGTGACGAGATCCGCGATAAGAGCTTTTTTAACTGATAATTCAATTGAGTTTTCAGAGGATTCCACAAATGAACTGATGGATTTCAAGAGGAACAGAATAAGAAAATCCCTTATGCCGGTTTTCGGAGAGATTTCCGGCAGAGATTACCGGGTTTATTTTGAAAGGCTGTTCGCGTTTCTTGAACAGGACGAAAAGACCCTCGAACAGATTGAGGAAAGGCTGTTAAATGATGTTGCCTGGCTAAACCCTGAAGGTTATACTATAAACTTGAAAGAATTAAGAAAATTGCCCTGCCATTTAAAAAGGAGAATGCTCAGGAAAGCGGCGTTGAAAGCCGGGCATCTATCCATAGACAGCAACCAGACTGAAAGGCTTTACGCTTTGGCTTCCGGTCTTGCCGGGACGCGCCTTGACAGCGGAGATGTCAAAGCAAAGATTTCAAGGGGCAGGCTTCTGATTTTCAAAAGGCGGTAA
- a CDS encoding glycosyltransferase family 39 protein, producing MIKKRTVFATGLLVVVAVALSRFFFLDSLEIQPWDEGMYGVRAKSVLMHGVWLDQTDHSVGGLYSSSHPPLYIWLTAMAMKAFGVTAFAVRLWSAIAGSLAVITFFLFFDDKLAGFFSALILGANAFFFSYSRQGQLDVFTSFMILTGILVFLKYYKEKKRVYLMLAGMFFGFSLMSKILVGNLLLFSVGMFLFFEVLDKKIDWRSALRVFFVFALAGFSLSLPWHVFMAVKYGPDFFDNFFLFHLVKRAFLGVESNVQRLGALFYVNQLAVLMPVSLALILTKFFKIARDHRPELRMFFFNFLISFAIFSFSRTQLRTYSLLFIPSLAAVTGILLSDICRKNEKSVFLWLFSAFFVLWSLFPFLREFSRPGTEDLVLSAAVFSLFLVLMGFFYKKTAGRLSAYSLFLVSIVSGVFTQTRLYYETGIDLYSEKFFKENYNAVVYIDDTLHLTNPQMTYYFNSADRGSDTSVKFVRIFRRPPLGFSEIENSDKMMVFVNAWHENAEIREIENLLKGEKDLRFIGGNEFYRVYEHTSR from the coding sequence TTGATCAAAAAAAGAACGGTTTTTGCCACAGGATTGCTGGTGGTTGTCGCTGTGGCGCTGTCAAGGTTTTTCTTTCTCGATTCTCTCGAGATACAGCCATGGGACGAGGGTATGTATGGGGTCAGAGCCAAAAGTGTTTTGATGCATGGAGTTTGGCTCGACCAGACCGACCATTCGGTGGGCGGGTTGTATTCGTCTTCGCATCCTCCACTTTATATATGGCTGACCGCAATGGCGATGAAAGCCTTCGGGGTAACCGCTTTCGCCGTCAGATTATGGTCTGCGATTGCAGGCTCTCTTGCCGTCATAACGTTTTTTTTGTTTTTTGATGACAAGCTTGCGGGTTTTTTTTCAGCTTTGATTCTTGGCGCTAACGCCTTTTTCTTTTCATATTCAAGACAGGGTCAGCTCGATGTCTTCACTTCTTTTATGATATTAACAGGGATTTTAGTTTTTTTAAAATACTACAAGGAAAAGAAAAGAGTTTATCTCATGCTCGCCGGGATGTTTTTTGGATTTTCCCTGATGAGCAAGATTCTGGTGGGAAACCTCTTGCTGTTTTCGGTTGGAATGTTTTTGTTTTTTGAAGTTTTAGACAAAAAAATTGACTGGAGATCAGCCCTGAGGGTATTTTTCGTCTTCGCCCTGGCAGGATTTTCCTTGTCTTTGCCCTGGCATGTATTCATGGCGGTTAAATATGGACCAGATTTTTTTGACAATTTTTTTCTTTTCCATCTGGTTAAAAGGGCTTTTTTGGGAGTTGAGTCAAACGTTCAAAGACTTGGAGCGCTTTTTTACGTCAATCAATTGGCCGTGCTGATGCCGGTGAGTTTGGCTTTGATACTGACAAAATTTTTTAAAATCGCCAGAGACCATAGGCCGGAATTGAGAATGTTTTTTTTCAATTTTCTGATTTCTTTTGCCATTTTCAGCTTTTCAAGAACACAACTTAGGACATATTCCCTGCTTTTCATCCCTTCTTTGGCGGCAGTGACGGGTATATTGTTGTCGGATATCTGTAGAAAAAACGAGAAAAGCGTCTTTTTATGGCTTTTTTCCGCATTTTTTGTCCTGTGGTCGCTGTTTCCATTTTTGAGAGAATTTTCAAGACCCGGAACCGAAGACTTGGTCTTGTCGGCGGCAGTTTTTTCGCTTTTTTTAGTCCTTATGGGTTTTTTTTACAAAAAAACTGCCGGCAGGCTATCTGCGTATTCTCTTTTTCTTGTGTCAATTGTATCGGGAGTTTTCACGCAAACAAGACTCTACTACGAAACCGGGATTGACTTATACTCGGAAAAGTTTTTCAAAGAAAATTACAATGCTGTCGTCTACATCGACGACACACTTCACTTGACCAACCCCCAGATGACGTATTATTTTAACAGCGCGGACAGGGGATCCGACACTTCGGTTAAATTCGTCAGAATTTTCAGAAGACCTCCGCTCGGTTTCTCTGAGATAGAAAACAGTGATAAAATGATGGTTTTCGTGAACGCGTGGCATGAAAACGCGGAAATAAGAGAAATCGAAAATTTGCTTAAAGGAGAGAAAGACCTTCGGTTTATCGGAGGCAATGAATTTTACAGAGTTTATGAACACACCTCAAGATGA
- a CDS encoding tetratricopeptide repeat protein, with product MSDEKFYGNKQADILLHIEMGKAYLRRGRREDALRELKTALALAPDYPDLHYEIGVVYALMGNYEKAIEFFQKAIELNPNYLEPRLNLAITLADAGYESEAIKHFKKVKELEFRSQFLFGAAGPRIANAHAYTGDLYFDVEAFEGAAEEYKKGTEIAPDFLDIALKLAKTYIALGDFPAAEQRLLAILKRDPNYRDALRMLGSINLKMGKKDKAKAIWTKILMENPDDTEAQVLLNTLNEYETNAD from the coding sequence TTGAGTGACGAAAAATTTTATGGAAATAAACAGGCGGACATATTGCTGCACATCGAGATGGGAAAGGCTTATCTCCGCCGGGGCAGAAGAGAAGACGCTTTAAGAGAATTGAAAACCGCTCTCGCGCTCGCACCAGACTATCCCGACCTTCACTACGAAATCGGAGTCGTATACGCTTTGATGGGAAACTATGAAAAAGCAATTGAATTTTTTCAAAAAGCTATCGAGCTGAATCCAAATTACTTGGAACCAAGGCTCAACCTCGCAATAACACTGGCAGACGCCGGCTACGAATCAGAGGCTATCAAGCACTTCAAAAAAGTAAAAGAACTCGAGTTCAGAAGTCAATTTCTGTTCGGAGCCGCAGGACCGAGAATAGCAAACGCGCACGCTTACACAGGGGATTTGTACTTCGATGTAGAAGCTTTTGAGGGTGCTGCCGAGGAGTATAAAAAGGGGACCGAAATCGCACCGGACTTTCTCGATATCGCCCTCAAGCTCGCCAAAACATATATTGCTTTGGGGGATTTTCCCGCGGCAGAGCAGAGACTTTTGGCAATATTGAAAAGGGATCCAAACTACAGGGACGCACTCAGAATGCTTGGCTCAATCAACCTGAAAATGGGAAAAAAAGATAAAGCTAAAGCCATCTGGACAAAAATTCTCATGGAGAATCCTGATGACACCGAAGCTCAAGTGCTTTTAAACACCTTAAACGAATACGAAACCAATGCTGATTGA
- the upp gene encoding uracil phosphoribosyltransferase has protein sequence MLIEIQNPLAKSELSAARDIKTGKGGFRSSVWRMTTCLFLEASKDIRTKSRMVITPLEKTRGLSIDQSEIVLTPILRAGMGMVNPILEFLPEVRVYPVGIKRNEKTLKPSTYYNSLPNDLGGKYVFVLDPMLATGGSVISLLSELKKKGTALISIITIICAPEGVGKIERKYPSVKIYTVSLDRELDDHGYILPGLGDAGDRIFG, from the coding sequence ATGCTGATTGAAATTCAAAATCCCCTTGCCAAAAGCGAATTGTCCGCAGCGAGGGATATAAAAACAGGCAAAGGTGGTTTCAGGTCGTCAGTCTGGAGGATGACGACTTGTCTTTTTTTGGAGGCGTCAAAAGATATCCGCACAAAAAGCCGAATGGTAATCACCCCTCTGGAGAAGACCAGAGGCCTATCAATCGACCAATCAGAGATAGTATTGACACCCATATTGAGAGCGGGTATGGGCATGGTCAATCCGATCCTCGAGTTTTTACCCGAAGTCCGTGTTTATCCAGTCGGCATAAAAAGGAACGAAAAAACCCTGAAACCATCGACTTATTACAACAGCCTGCCCAATGATTTAGGCGGGAAATACGTCTTCGTCCTCGACCCCATGCTGGCTACAGGAGGATCCGTCATCTCTTTGCTCTCGGAATTGAAAAAAAAAGGAACTGCTTTAATAAGCATAATTACGATAATTTGCGCCCCGGAAGGCGTCGGGAAAATAGAAAGAAAATATCCCTCTGTCAAAATATACACAGTTTCTCTCGACAGAGAACTCGACGACCACGGATACATCCTTCCCGGGCTTGGAGACGCCGGAGATAGGATTTTCGGCTAA
- a CDS encoding signal peptidase II: METPEIGFSAKLFQEVKINKENRKKTFILLVFALVILADQFSKEIIQRRFAQNPEPIHVIGTYFNIVYVENPYGAMGLRFGPSWLHALTSSLATLLVGFYCFFNLFRKSSFFKNLGLFMVFAGALGNLADKILRTGGVIDFIDIGIGTKRFWAFNIADASITIGAVLWILFSSMKSKEVE, translated from the coding sequence TTGGAGACGCCGGAGATAGGATTTTCGGCTAAACTATTTCAGGAGGTCAAAATCAATAAAGAAAACAGAAAAAAAACGTTCATACTGTTGGTTTTCGCGCTTGTCATTCTTGCCGATCAGTTTTCAAAAGAAATAATACAGAGAAGGTTCGCCCAAAATCCAGAACCTATTCATGTCATAGGAACCTACTTCAACATAGTCTACGTAGAAAATCCTTACGGAGCAATGGGGCTGAGATTCGGCCCTTCATGGCTTCACGCGCTGACCTCTTCCCTCGCGACCCTGCTCGTCGGTTTTTACTGTTTTTTCAACCTTTTCAGAAAATCGTCTTTTTTTAAAAATTTGGGGCTTTTCATGGTTTTCGCAGGAGCTCTAGGCAACCTTGCAGACAAAATATTGAGAACAGGCGGCGTGATAGATTTTATAGATATTGGAATCGGGACAAAAAGATTTTGGGCGTTCAACATTGCCGATGCTTCAATCACGATAGGAGCCGTTCTTTGGATTCTTTTTTCTTCAATGAAATCCAAGGAAGTGGAATAA
- a CDS encoding sigma-70 family RNA polymerase sigma factor — MTTGIDLVEELEDDRIIEKVLQGDRECFRVLVERYQKKIYAQIKRKYYIDDDNMDDIMQDTFIKCYKNLHSFKIGKDFYPWLLTIALNITKDFLRKIITSKSRLKETYEDLKHKPEKRDKIYEISELDSIRETISDLSQDYKEVLVLRAEGLSYQEISEKISVPIGTVMSRLNRARKVILEKYSKRDR; from the coding sequence ATGACAACGGGTATAGATCTAGTAGAAGAATTAGAAGACGACAGGATAATAGAAAAGGTTTTACAAGGAGACAGGGAGTGTTTCAGGGTTCTCGTCGAAAGATACCAAAAGAAAATATACGCGCAGATAAAGCGGAAGTATTACATCGATGATGACAATATGGATGACATAATGCAAGATACGTTTATTAAATGCTACAAAAACCTGCACTCTTTCAAAATAGGTAAGGATTTCTATCCGTGGCTCTTAACCATCGCCTTAAATATCACAAAGGATTTCCTCAGAAAAATCATCACAAGTAAATCACGATTAAAAGAAACATACGAAGACCTCAAACACAAGCCGGAGAAAAGGGACAAAATATACGAAATAAGCGAACTCGACAGTATCAGGGAGACTATCTCGGACCTTTCCCAAGATTACAAGGAAGTGTTGGTCCTCAGAGCAGAAGGTTTAAGCTATCAGGAAATATCGGAAAAAATTTCGGTTCCCATAGGGACTGTGATGTCAAGGCTGAACAGAGCGAGGAAAGTCATACTTGAGAAATACTCTAAGAGGGACAGATGA
- a CDS encoding zf-HC2 domain-containing protein, producing MNHDEIKDLIGPFIDKELNIEDSYRVREHLKVCTECQKYYEELKSLEGKIKKVVESESIPSDAYFKSLSSAVMAQLPRKTESRFGAVLSFFSRREMKAVGVMGFVLVFAVLFQLLFVDNYRKIQRLNQTITEKPEEIPASPSSYSTSQTFAGGSPEERFAISSLSTGDSIKDVQQEGLIEHSSGEIQVADISTTDNRDYDELNLEKSTVGFFGGIQDRGEIQTITLDGTEEELSLSLTRSVHDSQETGSTDATIAGSAFYPAETAGCAIVSEEISETDDSLLKEFKTPVKIRFDIDSGGLIYRIQMPEDLDTAIKSYVLNKNYLRRSNFHDTTIILEIPSEKIIEFDFNF from the coding sequence ATGAATCACGACGAAATAAAAGATTTGATCGGCCCTTTCATCGACAAAGAATTGAATATTGAAGATTCATATAGAGTCAGAGAGCACCTCAAAGTATGCACTGAATGCCAGAAATATTATGAGGAATTGAAATCTCTCGAAGGTAAAATTAAAAAGGTCGTCGAGAGCGAATCGATACCTTCGGACGCGTATTTTAAATCTCTTTCTTCCGCTGTCATGGCTCAGCTGCCAAGAAAAACCGAATCGAGATTTGGGGCTGTTCTTTCTTTTTTCTCAAGAAGAGAAATGAAAGCAGTGGGAGTTATGGGTTTTGTACTCGTCTTCGCGGTCTTGTTTCAACTTCTTTTTGTAGACAACTATCGAAAAATCCAGAGGCTAAACCAAACGATAACAGAAAAACCAGAGGAGATTCCTGCTTCTCCCTCCTCCTATTCTACCTCCCAGACGTTTGCAGGTGGATCGCCTGAAGAAAGATTTGCCATTTCTTCCCTTTCTACAGGAGATTCGATAAAAGATGTTCAGCAGGAAGGTTTAATCGAGCATTCTTCTGGCGAGATTCAAGTCGCCGATATTTCAACAACCGACAACCGCGATTACGATGAGTTAAACCTTGAAAAATCAACTGTCGGTTTTTTTGGGGGCATACAGGACAGGGGTGAAATTCAGACCATCACCCTTGACGGCACCGAAGAAGAGCTTTCTCTGTCCCTCACTCGTTCGGTCCACGACAGCCAGGAAACAGGTTCGACTGACGCTACAATTGCCGGTTCTGCATTTTATCCGGCGGAAACTGCGGGTTGTGCCATTGTTTCAGAGGAAATCTCTGAAACAGACGATTCTCTGTTGAAGGAATTTAAAACGCCGGTCAAGATCCGTTTTGACATCGACTCAGGAGGACTTATATACAGAATCCAGATGCCTGAAGACCTCGACACGGCGATCAAAAGTTATGTTCTAAACAAAAACTACCTTCGCCGTTCAAATTTTCACGATACAACAATAATCCTGGAGATTCCATCCGAAAAAATAATTGAATTTGATTTCAATTTTTAA
- a CDS encoding Spy/CpxP family protein refolding chaperone, with the protein MKFVTATLIALALISQSAFGGAFETLKQFGFENERRPERQEFREQENGPGFMGRIFEELEMSEDQVDRIKSLFEENRNKTRESREKMREIFDQIKETVQEDGSRNTVETLVGQVMDIERQIAFDRVDLYYSFRTELTDEQLEKLPEGFFARMLLPSPGNRDERNNQRPPRFQDR; encoded by the coding sequence ATGAAATTTGTGACAGCAACTCTTATAGCTCTTGCTTTGATTTCTCAGAGCGCGTTCGGCGGGGCTTTTGAAACTCTAAAACAATTCGGATTTGAAAACGAAAGAAGACCTGAGAGGCAGGAGTTCAGAGAACAGGAAAACGGCCCTGGATTCATGGGAAGAATTTTCGAAGAACTTGAAATGTCTGAAGATCAGGTAGATAGGATCAAGTCCTTGTTCGAAGAAAACAGAAATAAGACAAGAGAATCACGCGAAAAAATGCGCGAAATCTTCGACCAAATCAAAGAAACAGTCCAGGAAGACGGAAGCCGGAACACGGTAGAAACTCTTGTAGGTCAGGTCATGGATATCGAAAGGCAAATAGCCTTTGACCGCGTTGATTTGTATTATTCTTTCAGAACCGAACTGACTGACGAACAGCTTGAAAAATTGCCGGAAGGTTTTTTTGCCAGAATGCTCCTTCCCTCGCCAGGAAACCGCGACGAGAGAAACAACCAGCGGCCTCCTCGTTTTCAAGACCGTTAA